One Rissa tridactyla isolate bRisTri1 chromosome 4, bRisTri1.patW.cur.20221130, whole genome shotgun sequence DNA window includes the following coding sequences:
- the PSMA3 gene encoding proteasome subunit alpha type-3 isoform X2 yields MYDLSASTFSPDGRVFQVEYAMKAVENSSTAIGIRCKDGVVFGVEKLVLSKLYEEGSNKRLFNVDRHVGMAVAGLLADARSLADIAREEASNFRSNYGYDIPLKHLADRVAMYVHAYTLYSAVRPFGCSFMLGSYDDDDGAQLYMIDPSGVSYGYWGCAIGKARQAAKTEIEKLQMKDMTCRDVVKEVAKIIYIVHDEVKDKAFELELSWVGEITNGKHEIVPRDIREEAEKYAKESLKEEDESDDDNM; encoded by the exons ATG tatgaCTTGTCAGCTTCCACGTTTTCTCCAGATGGCAGAGTATTTCAAGTTGAGTACGCTATGAAAGCTGTGGAGAATAGTAG TACAGCAATTGGGATAAGATGCAAGGATGGTGTTGTCTTTGGAGTAGAAAAACTAGTTCTGTCTAAGCTTTATGAAGAGGGTTCCAATAAACGTCTCTTTAATGTCGATCGACATGTTGGAATG GCAGTAGCGGGACTTCTGGCAGACGCTCGTTCTTTGGCAGACATAGCTAGAGAAGAAGCTTCTAACTTTAGATCTAACTATGGCTATGATATTCCACTGAAG CATCTTGCAGATAGAGTGGCTATGTATGTGCATGCGTACACATTATACAGTGCTGTCAGACCTTTTGGTTGCAG TTTCATGTTGGGGTcctatgatgatgatgatggtgcaCAACTGTACATGATTGATCCATCGGGAGTTTCATAT ggtTATTGGGGATGTGCCATTGGTAAAGCCAGGCAGGCTGCAAAAACAGAGATAGAGAAACTTCAG ATGAAGGACATGACCTGCCGTGATGTTGTTAAAGAGGTTGCGAAAAT AATCTACATAGTTCATGATGAAGTAAAGGACAAAGCTTTTGAGCTGGAACTCAGCTGGGTTGGAGAAA TAACCAATGGAAAACATGAAATTGTTCCCAGAGACAtcagggaagaagcagaaaaatatgcCAAG gaatCTTTGAAAGAGGAAGATGAATCAGATGATGACAACATGTAA
- the PSMA3 gene encoding proteasome subunit alpha type-3 isoform X1, with amino-acid sequence MSSIGTGYDLSASTFSPDGRVFQVEYAMKAVENSSTAIGIRCKDGVVFGVEKLVLSKLYEEGSNKRLFNVDRHVGMAVAGLLADARSLADIAREEASNFRSNYGYDIPLKHLADRVAMYVHAYTLYSAVRPFGCSFMLGSYDDDDGAQLYMIDPSGVSYGYWGCAIGKARQAAKTEIEKLQMKDMTCRDVVKEVAKIIYIVHDEVKDKAFELELSWVGEITNGKHEIVPRDIREEAEKYAKESLKEEDESDDDNM; translated from the exons ATGAGCTCTATCGGTACCGGG tatgaCTTGTCAGCTTCCACGTTTTCTCCAGATGGCAGAGTATTTCAAGTTGAGTACGCTATGAAAGCTGTGGAGAATAGTAG TACAGCAATTGGGATAAGATGCAAGGATGGTGTTGTCTTTGGAGTAGAAAAACTAGTTCTGTCTAAGCTTTATGAAGAGGGTTCCAATAAACGTCTCTTTAATGTCGATCGACATGTTGGAATG GCAGTAGCGGGACTTCTGGCAGACGCTCGTTCTTTGGCAGACATAGCTAGAGAAGAAGCTTCTAACTTTAGATCTAACTATGGCTATGATATTCCACTGAAG CATCTTGCAGATAGAGTGGCTATGTATGTGCATGCGTACACATTATACAGTGCTGTCAGACCTTTTGGTTGCAG TTTCATGTTGGGGTcctatgatgatgatgatggtgcaCAACTGTACATGATTGATCCATCGGGAGTTTCATAT ggtTATTGGGGATGTGCCATTGGTAAAGCCAGGCAGGCTGCAAAAACAGAGATAGAGAAACTTCAG ATGAAGGACATGACCTGCCGTGATGTTGTTAAAGAGGTTGCGAAAAT AATCTACATAGTTCATGATGAAGTAAAGGACAAAGCTTTTGAGCTGGAACTCAGCTGGGTTGGAGAAA TAACCAATGGAAAACATGAAATTGTTCCCAGAGACAtcagggaagaagcagaaaaatatgcCAAG gaatCTTTGAAAGAGGAAGATGAATCAGATGATGACAACATGTAA